In Falco rusticolus isolate bFalRus1 chromosome W, bFalRus1.pri, whole genome shotgun sequence, the genomic window AAAGAGAGTATGGGCGCCTTCCTAAAGAATCCGAAACGGAGTACGTGTGGCGCGTATCCCTAACTGGGGGGGACCAAATTCAATTAAGTGAAAAGGAAGCTGGTGGCTATTGGGGTCACAGAGTTTTCTTGACAACAGGAGATAAACGTGCCCCATGGTCCCTAACCCAGCGAGCTGCTTATTGGGCTGGAGGATTGAACCCTTTGGACAGAGAGGATCCCCTGGCAATCACTGGCACAGCTGATCAATTTTTAGAAAGTGTACACAAAGCAGCCTGCTACAAATGATACATGAAAGACAATTAATTCCCGGATGTGAATCCCTAATGATGCTGCCGGTGAATCCCAAAATCATGACCCCCTTGATAAGGGGACTTCCAGAGTCACTCAAACCTACGGGGGTTAGCCTTCAAAGGACCATCGTGTCGATGGGCCCTGTAGAAAGGCTGGAAGGTTTTATTAGAAGCCAGAGAAATGAAACACCGGATTCAGTTTCTTCCCACCATACGACCTCAGCATCAAGTAATAAAAGGATATGGACCTGGGGGCAAGTAGCACAAGAATTGATAGATTATAGTAGGAAATATGGTCCTGTAAAAATCCCAGAGGAAAAGTCGAGGGGAATCTGCCAAATAGAAGTTGAGGATTTGCCCCTCCCCACCAGTAAAACTGTAGCTGCCGCTGATGTCCTGAGAAAGGAGCATCCGCACCATAAAACAGGAAAGGGAGGACAGTCCATGACTCGACAACAGTGGTGGCTTTTGGGAATTAAAATGGGAGTCCCCAGGGATATAATGGATGGCTTACCCTTTGATAAATTGAGCAAGGTAGTTTTGAAGTGGCATAATCCAAAACAACCCTCTCATAcacagggcaggaaaaaaatat contains:
- the LOC119140618 gene encoding LOW QUALITY PROTEIN: uncharacterized protein LOC119140618 (The sequence of the model RefSeq protein was modified relative to this genomic sequence to represent the inferred CDS: inserted 1 base in 1 codon; substituted 1 base at 1 genomic stop codon), producing the protein MAEKADKQDPLLMKDRDMFYTFLAKYGARPSVPREDWAQDNWANLQNVVDQVTSLQTEVKVRSGKGKTIVCAILGASLVAAIEDRLRKHSNENKIIESLENLVKVLQKVNYDLEQQLEKEREENRLLKTTLKAKCSKDTEVLSVIELEVEEKGIXQINPIYPQKELEEARKCFVENPQVRPLIKTEYTYLKEDDDDPHITTKEIPYTATELTKLKREYGRLPKESETEYVWRVSLTGGDQIQLSEKEAGGYWGHRVFLTTGDKRAPWSLTQRAAYWAGGLNPLDREDPLAITGTADQFLESVHKAACXQMIHERQLIPGCESLMMLPVNPKIMTPLIRGLPESLKPTGVSLQRTIVSMGPVERLEGFIRSQRNETPDSVSSHHTTSASSNKRIWTWGQVAQELIDYSRKYGPVKIPEEKSRGICQIEVEDLPLPTSKTVAAADVLRKEHPHHKTGKGGQSMTRQQWWLLGIKMGVPRDIMDGLPFDKLSKVVLKWHNPKQPSHTQGRKKISPDTPSTAPAEKAVSHEQGS